Proteins encoded together in one Streptomyces sp. NBC_01216 window:
- a CDS encoding kelch motif-containing protein — translation MVRLPSGRLRKNLFGGGAVVLLAALNAPAVVSFAEAEYHAYKIARPGYQRTYGSWRIVDVPAEYRVNAIHAALLHTGKVLLIAGSGNDQEKFDSGTFDTILWDPGNDTFKKIPTPEDFFCSGHAQLPDGRLLVAGGTARYEVLDGEVKKAGGTMRVRNENTDKAVTLAKGTVFRSPSGVEYVSAADVTVPRATREFQGSYVGSGRMNPWQSKVTAAEADVFVEAREEGPRGLTTQAARYEILGREGAGEVYGVAQRLTTAKQEFQGIKAAYEFDPRAERYVPVAPMEDARWYPTLVTLEDGRVLAVSGLNEVGDVVPGDNEMYDPATRTWSPGPFRYFPTYPSLFLTQGGRLLYTGSNAGYGAEDRGRTPGLWDLEKNTFTPLGGLSDPDQLETSASVLLPPAQDQKLMVFGGGGVGESPKSTARTSIIDLSRPDPSFRDGPALPQGTRYLSSVLMPDDTVFTSGGSRGYRGRSRSDVLKAQFYDPKTDTFTAAAEPAVGRNYHSEALLLPDGRVATFGSDPLFDDEANTRLGTFEQRIEVYTPPALHRAGADRPVLGEGPRTVDAGARATFRTADAARITTARLMRPSAVTHTTDVEQRSVALGLTKGPDSVTVDVPGDRTLVPPGWYMLFVTDRDGAPSEATWVRVP, via the coding sequence ATGGTCCGACTGCCGTCGGGACGCCTCAGGAAGAACCTGTTCGGCGGCGGCGCCGTCGTGCTCCTCGCCGCACTCAACGCCCCCGCCGTGGTCTCCTTCGCCGAGGCCGAGTACCACGCCTACAAGATCGCGCGTCCCGGGTACCAGCGGACGTACGGCTCCTGGCGGATCGTCGACGTGCCCGCCGAGTACCGCGTCAACGCCATCCACGCGGCCCTGCTGCACACCGGCAAGGTGCTGCTCATCGCCGGCTCCGGCAACGACCAGGAGAAGTTCGACTCCGGCACCTTCGACACCATCCTGTGGGACCCGGGAAACGACACCTTCAAGAAGATCCCCACGCCCGAGGACTTCTTCTGCTCCGGCCACGCCCAGCTCCCCGACGGTCGGCTGCTGGTCGCCGGCGGCACCGCCCGCTACGAGGTCCTCGACGGCGAGGTCAAGAAGGCCGGCGGCACGATGCGGGTCAGGAACGAGAACACGGACAAGGCCGTCACCCTCGCGAAGGGCACCGTCTTCCGCTCGCCCTCGGGCGTCGAGTACGTCAGCGCGGCCGACGTCACGGTCCCCAGGGCCACCCGTGAGTTCCAGGGCTCGTACGTCGGGAGCGGCCGGATGAACCCGTGGCAGAGCAAGGTCACCGCGGCCGAGGCCGATGTCTTCGTCGAGGCCCGGGAGGAGGGGCCGCGGGGCCTCACGACCCAGGCCGCGCGCTACGAGATCCTCGGCCGTGAGGGAGCCGGCGAGGTCTACGGGGTCGCGCAGCGGCTCACCACCGCCAAGCAGGAGTTCCAGGGCATCAAGGCGGCCTACGAGTTCGACCCACGGGCCGAGCGGTACGTCCCGGTCGCCCCGATGGAGGACGCCCGCTGGTACCCCACGTTGGTGACCCTCGAAGACGGCAGGGTGCTCGCCGTCTCCGGCCTCAACGAGGTCGGAGACGTCGTGCCCGGCGACAACGAGATGTACGACCCGGCCACCAGGACCTGGTCCCCGGGGCCCTTCCGCTACTTCCCCACCTACCCCTCCCTCTTCCTCACCCAGGGCGGCCGGCTCCTCTACACCGGCTCCAACGCCGGTTACGGCGCGGAGGACCGGGGTCGTACGCCGGGCCTGTGGGACCTGGAGAAGAACACCTTCACCCCGCTGGGCGGCCTCAGCGACCCCGACCAGCTGGAGACCTCGGCCTCCGTGCTGCTGCCGCCGGCCCAGGATCAGAAGCTCATGGTCTTCGGCGGCGGAGGGGTCGGGGAGTCCCCGAAGTCCACCGCCCGCACCTCGATCATCGACCTCTCCCGCCCCGACCCGTCCTTCCGTGACGGACCGGCGCTGCCGCAGGGCACCCGCTACCTCAGCAGCGTGCTCATGCCCGACGACACCGTCTTCACCAGCGGCGGCTCGCGCGGGTACCGGGGCCGCAGCCGCAGCGACGTGCTCAAGGCACAGTTCTACGACCCGAAGACCGACACCTTCACCGCGGCGGCCGAGCCGGCCGTCGGCCGCAACTACCACTCCGAGGCGCTGCTGCTGCCCGACGGCCGGGTCGCCACCTTCGGTTCCGACCCGCTCTTCGACGACGAGGCCAACACCCGACTCGGCACCTTCGAGCAGCGGATCGAGGTCTACACCCCGCCCGCCCTGCACCGCGCCGGTGCGGATCGGCCCGTGCTGGGGGAGGGTCCGCGCACCGTCGACGCCGGCGCCCGTGCCACCTTCCGGACGGCGGACGCGGCCCGGATCACCACGGCCCGGCTGATGCGGCCGAGCGCCGTCACCCACACCACGGACGTCGAGCAGCGCTCCGTCGCGCTCGGCCTGACGAAGGGGCCGGACTCGGTGACGGTGGACGTGCCGGGGGACCGGACGCTGGTTCCGCCCGGCTGGTACATGCTCTTCGTGACCGACCGGGACGGCGCGCCGTCCGAGGCGACGTGGGTGCGGGTGCCCTGA
- a CDS encoding DUF3817 domain-containing protein: MKSSVLTRYRVMAYVTAVMLLVLCTCMVFKYGFDRGEDVTFAVSQAHGVLYIIYLIFAFDLGSKAKWPFGRLLWVLLSGTIPFAAFFVERKVVRDTLPLVSGARPEPVKA; the protein is encoded by the coding sequence ATGAAATCCAGCGTGCTGACCCGCTACCGCGTCATGGCGTACGTGACCGCCGTCATGCTGCTCGTGCTGTGCACCTGCATGGTCTTCAAGTACGGGTTCGACCGGGGCGAGGACGTGACCTTCGCCGTCTCCCAGGCCCACGGTGTCCTCTACATCATCTACCTGATCTTCGCCTTCGATCTGGGCTCCAAGGCCAAGTGGCCGTTCGGCCGGCTCCTCTGGGTCCTGCTGTCCGGCACGATTCCCTTCGCGGCCTTCTTCGTCGAGCGCAAGGTCGTCCGGGACACGCTTCCGCTGGTCAGTGGCGCGCGGCCGGAGCCGGTCAAGGCCTGA
- a CDS encoding DUF3817 domain-containing protein, giving the protein MDIKTASSLHRLRLVSAPEAVSFLLLLVCSVLKRTTDFNAVPVMGAIHGILFVLYVLFWLDAWNRTKWDLKTAALYFVLSVLPFGGFFAERRLKSAAEDAVIASRARHEGTVNA; this is encoded by the coding sequence GTGGACATCAAGACCGCTTCGTCCCTGCATCGCCTCCGGCTGGTCTCCGCGCCGGAGGCCGTCTCCTTCCTCCTGCTGCTGGTCTGCTCGGTGCTCAAGCGCACCACGGACTTCAACGCGGTCCCGGTGATGGGTGCGATCCACGGCATCCTCTTCGTCCTCTACGTGCTCTTCTGGCTGGACGCCTGGAACCGCACCAAGTGGGACCTCAAGACGGCGGCGCTCTACTTCGTGCTCTCCGTGCTGCCGTTCGGCGGCTTCTTCGCCGAGCGCCGGCTGAAGAGCGCGGCCGAGGATGCCGTCATCGCCTCCCGCGCCCGCCACGAGGGCACGGTGAACGCGTGA
- a CDS encoding MTH1187 family thiamine-binding protein codes for MIVAFSVTPLGVGEEVGEYVADAVRVVRESGLPNRTDAMFTSVEGEWGEVMDVVRRAVAAVEARAPRVSLVLKADIRPGVTDALDAKVATVERHLGA; via the coding sequence GTGATCGTCGCGTTCTCGGTCACGCCACTGGGTGTCGGGGAAGAGGTCGGCGAGTACGTCGCCGACGCGGTCCGGGTCGTCCGCGAGTCGGGCCTGCCGAACCGGACCGACGCCATGTTCACCTCCGTGGAGGGGGAGTGGGGCGAGGTCATGGACGTCGTCAGGCGTGCCGTCGCCGCCGTCGAGGCGCGTGCCCCACGGGTCTCCCTGGTCCTCAAGGCCGACATCCGGCCGGGCGTCACCGACGCGCTGGACGCGAAGGTCGCCACGGTCGAGCGGCACCTCGGAGCCTGA
- a CDS encoding acyl-CoA mutase large subunit family protein has product MDADAIEEGRRRWQARYDKARKRDADFTTLSGDPVEPVYGPRPGDAYEGFERIGWPGEYPFTRGLHPTGYRGRTWTIRQFAGFGNAEQTNERYKMILAAGGGGLSVAFDMPTLMGRDSDDPRSLGEVGHCGVAIDSAADMEVLFKDIPLGDVTTSMTISGPAVPVFCMYLVAAERQGVDPAVLNGTLQTDIFKEYIAQKEWLFQPEPHLRLIGDLMEHCARGIPAYKPLSVSGYHIREAGATAAQELAYTLADGFGYVELGLSRGLDVDVFAPGLSFFFDAHLDFFEEIAKFRAARRIWARWMKEVYGAKTDKAQWLRFHTQTAGVSLTAQQPYNNVVRTAVEALSAVLGGTNSLHTNALDETLALPSEQAAEIALRTQQVLMEETGVANVADPLGGSWYVEQLTDRIEADAEKIFDQIKERGRRAHPEGRHPIGPITSGILRGIEDGWFTGEIAESAFQYQQSLEKGDKRVVGVNVHHGSVTGDLEILRVSHEVEWEQVRVLGERKGRRDDARVRASLDAMLAAARDGSNMIGPMLDAVRAEATLGEICDVLREEWGVYTEPPGF; this is encoded by the coding sequence ATGGACGCTGACGCGATCGAGGAAGGCCGCCGACGCTGGCAGGCCCGCTACGACAAGGCCCGCAAGCGCGACGCCGACTTCACCACGCTCTCCGGTGACCCGGTCGAGCCCGTCTACGGGCCCCGCCCCGGGGACGCCTACGAAGGGTTCGAGCGCATCGGCTGGCCGGGCGAGTACCCCTTCACCCGGGGCCTGCACCCGACCGGCTACCGGGGCCGGACCTGGACCATCCGCCAGTTCGCCGGCTTCGGCAACGCCGAACAGACCAACGAGCGCTACAAGATGATCCTGGCCGCCGGCGGCGGCGGACTGTCGGTCGCCTTCGACATGCCGACCCTGATGGGCCGCGACTCCGACGACCCGCGCTCGCTCGGCGAGGTCGGCCACTGTGGTGTCGCCATCGACTCCGCCGCCGACATGGAGGTCCTCTTCAAGGACATCCCCCTCGGCGACGTCACCACCTCCATGACGATCTCGGGCCCGGCCGTGCCCGTGTTCTGCATGTACCTGGTCGCCGCGGAGCGCCAGGGCGTCGATCCGGCCGTGCTCAACGGCACGCTCCAGACCGATATCTTCAAGGAGTACATCGCGCAGAAGGAGTGGCTCTTCCAGCCGGAGCCGCACCTGCGCCTGATCGGCGACCTCATGGAGCACTGTGCGCGGGGCATCCCCGCGTACAAGCCGCTCTCCGTCTCCGGCTACCACATCCGCGAGGCCGGGGCGACGGCCGCGCAGGAACTCGCCTACACCCTCGCCGACGGCTTCGGCTACGTCGAACTGGGCCTCTCGCGCGGCCTGGACGTCGACGTCTTCGCGCCGGGTCTGTCCTTCTTCTTCGACGCGCACCTCGACTTCTTCGAGGAGATCGCCAAGTTCCGCGCCGCCCGCCGGATCTGGGCGCGCTGGATGAAGGAGGTCTACGGAGCCAAGACCGACAAGGCCCAGTGGCTCCGCTTCCACACCCAGACCGCCGGCGTCTCGCTCACCGCCCAGCAGCCGTACAACAACGTCGTGCGCACGGCCGTGGAAGCCCTCTCCGCGGTCCTCGGCGGCACCAACTCGCTGCACACCAACGCCCTCGACGAGACCCTCGCCCTCCCCAGCGAGCAGGCCGCCGAGATCGCGCTGCGCACGCAGCAGGTGCTGATGGAGGAGACGGGCGTGGCCAACGTGGCCGACCCGCTGGGCGGCTCCTGGTACGTCGAGCAGCTCACCGACCGCATCGAGGCCGACGCCGAGAAGATCTTCGACCAGATCAAGGAGCGCGGCCGGCGCGCCCACCCGGAGGGCCGCCACCCGATCGGTCCGATCACCTCCGGCATCCTGCGTGGCATCGAGGACGGCTGGTTCACCGGCGAGATCGCCGAGTCGGCCTTCCAGTACCAGCAGTCCCTGGAGAAGGGTGACAAGCGGGTCGTCGGCGTCAACGTGCACCACGGCTCGGTCACCGGCGACCTGGAGATCCTGCGGGTCAGCCATGAGGTCGAGTGGGAGCAGGTCCGGGTGCTCGGCGAGCGCAAGGGCCGCCGCGACGACGCCCGGGTCCGCGCCTCGCTGGACGCGATGCTGGCGGCGGCCCGGGACGGCTCGAACATGATCGGCCCGATGCTCGACGCGGTGCGCGCGGAAGCCACGCTCGGCGAGATCTGCGACGTGCTCCGTGAGGAGTGGGGCGTCTACACCGAGCCCCCGGGTTTCTAG
- a CDS encoding glycosyltransferase family 2 protein — MTAGGTVRPEGYDYETYSRIAGPLTEPAAAYRVRYRSLLAKEPHRIRAVLLLCLAPLLSAVLLVYLVWPSHRTVRPGGAAWLVHLDTVMLVSIGLVCFFMLVNVASVAHAALVARDPVPVRAEPGTRVAFLTTYVPAKEPLSTVRATLEAAVLLRHDGPLDVWLLDEGDDPRARALCGELGVRHFTRHGVPEWNRDKGPHKARTKHGNYNAWLAAHGDAYAFLASVDTDHVPLPEFLERMLGYFRDPDVAFVVGPQVYGNYTSAVTKGAESQQFLFHALIQRAGNRYHAPMFVGTNNIVRVSALRQVGGLYDSVTEDMATGFELHRHRNPGTGRFWRSVYTPDVLAVGEGPASWTDFFTQQLRWSRGTYETLIRQYRKALFRIPPGRLLHYTLMLVYYPMTAVNWLLGVLSCVLFLWFGASGTQVSSSVWLMIHSDAAALQIALYLWNRRHNVSPHEPEGSGGLAGMAMSALCAPVYLRSLGSAVLRTRGCFVVTPKGGGGSPDRLRTFRIHLGWATVLVVSLAASVRFQHTHVAMRTWSVLALALALGPLAVWTWTALRAGRTGPCAGESVPGTRPAVGSAAPAPAAPATPPPALAPAPAGPVAAAPTTTGGN, encoded by the coding sequence ATGACAGCTGGAGGCACCGTGCGGCCGGAAGGCTACGACTACGAGACCTACAGCCGGATCGCCGGTCCCCTGACGGAGCCCGCGGCGGCCTACCGGGTGCGGTACCGCAGCCTGCTCGCGAAGGAACCGCACCGAATACGGGCCGTCCTCCTCCTGTGCCTGGCTCCCCTGCTCTCGGCGGTGCTCCTGGTCTACCTCGTCTGGCCCAGTCACCGGACCGTCCGTCCCGGCGGAGCCGCCTGGCTGGTCCACCTCGACACCGTGATGCTCGTGTCGATCGGCCTCGTCTGCTTCTTCATGCTGGTGAACGTCGCGTCGGTCGCCCACGCCGCCCTCGTCGCCCGTGACCCGGTACCCGTGCGCGCCGAGCCGGGCACCCGCGTGGCCTTCCTCACCACCTACGTCCCGGCGAAGGAGCCGCTCTCGACGGTCCGCGCCACACTCGAGGCGGCGGTGCTGCTGCGGCACGACGGACCGCTCGACGTGTGGCTGCTCGACGAGGGCGACGACCCGCGGGCCAGGGCGCTCTGCGGTGAGCTGGGCGTCCGGCACTTCACCCGCCACGGCGTCCCCGAGTGGAACCGCGACAAGGGACCCCACAAGGCCCGCACCAAGCACGGCAACTACAACGCCTGGCTGGCCGCACACGGCGACGCCTACGCCTTCCTCGCCTCCGTCGACACCGACCACGTCCCCCTGCCCGAATTCCTGGAACGGATGCTCGGCTACTTCCGCGACCCGGACGTCGCGTTCGTGGTCGGGCCGCAGGTCTACGGCAACTACACCTCGGCCGTCACCAAAGGCGCCGAATCCCAGCAGTTCCTCTTCCACGCCCTCATCCAGCGGGCCGGGAACCGCTACCACGCCCCCATGTTCGTCGGCACCAACAACATCGTCCGCGTCTCGGCCCTCCGCCAGGTGGGCGGACTGTACGACTCGGTCACCGAGGACATGGCGACCGGCTTCGAACTGCACCGCCACCGGAACCCCGGCACCGGCCGTTTCTGGCGGTCCGTCTACACCCCCGACGTCCTCGCCGTGGGTGAGGGCCCGGCCTCCTGGACCGACTTCTTCACCCAGCAGCTGCGCTGGTCCCGGGGCACCTACGAGACCCTGATCAGGCAGTACCGGAAGGCGCTCTTCAGGATCCCGCCCGGTCGCCTCCTCCACTACACCCTGATGCTCGTCTACTACCCGATGACCGCCGTGAACTGGCTCCTCGGCGTCCTCAGCTGCGTGCTCTTCCTCTGGTTCGGGGCATCCGGCACCCAGGTCTCCTCCTCGGTCTGGCTGATGATCCACAGCGATGCGGCGGCCCTCCAGATCGCGCTGTACCTGTGGAACCGGCGGCACAACGTCTCACCCCACGAACCCGAAGGCTCGGGCGGCCTGGCCGGGATGGCGATGTCGGCACTGTGCGCCCCGGTCTACCTGAGGTCGCTCGGCTCCGCGGTGCTGCGCACCCGGGGCTGTTTCGTCGTCACCCCCAAGGGAGGCGGGGGCAGCCCCGACCGGCTCCGCACCTTCCGGATCCACCTCGGGTGGGCGACCGTGCTGGTCGTCTCGCTGGCCGCCTCCGTCCGCTTCCAGCACACTCACGTGGCCATGCGCACCTGGTCCGTCCTCGCCCTGGCCCTCGCGCTCGGACCGCTCGCCGTCTGGACCTGGACCGCCCTGCGCGCCGGGCGGACCGGCCCGTGTGCCGGGGAGAGCGTGCCGGGCACCCGCCCCGCCGTCGGATCGGCGGCGCCCGCCCCCGCCGCCCCGGCCACGCCGCCGCCCGCCCTTGCCCCGGCCCCCGCCGGGCCCGTCGCGGCGGCGCCCACCACGACAGGAGGGAACTGA
- a CDS encoding ArsR/SmtB family transcription factor: MPYHLRFGEADPLRIRFAISPLWETHSAVRVLAHPRHQGYHLPWLRRIRGAAEGLDLRPLHLLMPRRGHSPDFLYPPPLGPAVSFEEELAAVRRTGPAQALADFERSLADTPGAAESPEGRRVLADPTDAVRRLADLLRIAWETLVAPDWPRLRALLEADVAYHSRRLAEGGLERLLGELHPGFDWAADRATLTVGYRGEHVRALDGQGLVLLPSVFIWPDVVSGFDPPWQPTVAYPARGIGGLWTEARERTPRTLARLLGAARAEVLCALDEPAGTTALAHRLGLAPSSVSAHLTVLREAGLLTSRRYGHQVLYERTPLGISLAVQTSPPGADRPREDARSGAPAPEGAGPG, from the coding sequence ATGCCCTACCACCTCCGCTTCGGCGAGGCCGACCCGCTGCGGATCCGGTTCGCGATCTCGCCGCTCTGGGAGACGCACTCCGCCGTGCGCGTGCTGGCCCACCCCCGGCACCAGGGCTACCACCTGCCCTGGCTGCGGCGGATCCGCGGCGCGGCCGAGGGTCTCGATCTCCGTCCGCTGCACCTGCTGATGCCGCGGCGCGGGCACAGTCCCGACTTCCTCTACCCGCCCCCGCTGGGACCGGCCGTCTCCTTCGAGGAGGAGCTCGCGGCGGTGCGCCGCACCGGTCCCGCGCAGGCGCTGGCCGACTTCGAGCGGTCGCTCGCCGACACCCCGGGGGCGGCGGAGAGCCCCGAGGGGCGGCGCGTGCTCGCCGACCCCACCGACGCCGTCCGGCGCCTCGCCGATCTGCTCCGCATCGCCTGGGAGACGCTGGTCGCGCCCGACTGGCCCCGCCTGCGCGCGCTGCTGGAGGCGGACGTGGCCTACCACTCGCGCAGGCTGGCCGAAGGCGGGCTGGAACGGCTCCTCGGCGAGCTGCACCCCGGCTTCGACTGGGCCGCCGACCGCGCCACCCTCACCGTCGGTTACCGGGGCGAGCACGTCCGCGCCCTGGACGGCCAGGGCCTGGTGCTGCTGCCGTCGGTCTTCATCTGGCCCGATGTGGTGAGCGGCTTCGACCCGCCCTGGCAGCCGACCGTCGCCTACCCGGCCCGCGGCATCGGCGGGCTGTGGACCGAGGCCCGCGAGCGGACGCCGCGGACCCTGGCACGGCTGCTCGGCGCGGCCCGTGCCGAGGTGCTGTGCGCCCTCGACGAACCGGCCGGCACGACAGCGCTCGCGCACCGCCTGGGCCTCGCCCCGTCCTCCGTGTCGGCGCATCTGACCGTGCTGCGTGAGGCCGGACTGCTCACGTCGCGGCGGTACGGGCACCAGGTGCTGTACGAGCGGACGCCGCTGGGGATCTCCCTCGCGGTACAGACGTCCCCGCCCGGTGCGGACCGTCCTCGCGAGGACGCCCGGTCCGGTGCGCCGGCGCCGGAAGGTGCCGGCCCGGGGTGA
- a CDS encoding MarR family winged helix-turn-helix transcriptional regulator: MPKPLSLPFDPIARADELWQKRWGPVPSMAAITSIMRAHQILLAEVDAAVKPYGLTFARYEALVLLTFSKAGELPMSKIGERLMVHPTSVTNTVDRLVRSGLVDKRPNPNDGRGTLASITDKGREVVEAATRDLMEMDFGLGAYDAEECAEIFAMLRPLRVDAHDFDES, translated from the coding sequence GTGCCGAAGCCGCTCAGTCTCCCGTTCGACCCCATCGCCCGCGCCGACGAACTCTGGCAGAAGCGCTGGGGGCCGGTCCCCTCGATGGCCGCGATCACCTCGATCATGCGGGCCCACCAGATCCTCCTCGCGGAGGTCGACGCCGCCGTCAAGCCGTACGGACTGACGTTCGCGCGGTACGAGGCGCTGGTGCTGCTCACCTTCTCCAAGGCGGGCGAACTGCCGATGTCCAAGATCGGCGAGCGACTCATGGTGCACCCCACCTCCGTCACGAACACGGTCGACCGTCTGGTGCGCTCCGGTCTCGTCGACAAGCGGCCGAACCCCAACGACGGCCGCGGCACCCTCGCCTCCATCACCGACAAGGGCCGTGAGGTCGTCGAGGCCGCCACCCGTGACCTGATGGAGATGGACTTCGGCCTCGGGGCCTACGACGCCGAGGAGTGCGCCGAGATCTTCGCGATGCTCCGTCCGCTGCGGGTCGACGCCCACGACTTCGACGAGAGCTGA
- a CDS encoding MFS transporter, with protein MSMPVPVPDSRTPPPAAVPPDAPAAESGAPPEAPAGRDGGRGYRAVFAVREFRTVFAAHLLSLLGVVISEIALTVLVYDLTRSPLLSSLTFALGFLPYLLGGTLLAGVADRHPPRRVLVFCDLVCAGCVALMAAPTTPVAALLLLRCVVAAVAPVFGGTRMATLTDILGEGELFVLGRSVLRIASQSALLAGFGAGGLLLTVVPPRGAIAITAGTFLASALLLRLGTRARPARAAGARRGGGGTFAVLRDRRVRALMLMFWVPPFFAVAPEALAAPYADGIGASTAALGLLMCALPVGTIAGELLAGSVLTPAARSRIVVPLAAVGALPFLVYLAEPGVVLASVALLLAGATGAYTLGLDAGFVAAVPGELRGRAMTLMTAGMMTVQGLGMASAGLAAEFAPVPLVVAGAGVLGTLGVLAAVAEVRAADRAGRASGATEARDGADRHVTTG; from the coding sequence ATGTCCATGCCCGTGCCCGTGCCCGACAGCCGCACCCCGCCCCCCGCGGCCGTGCCCCCGGACGCTCCCGCCGCGGAGTCCGGAGCCCCGCCGGAGGCCCCCGCCGGGCGGGACGGCGGACGTGGCTACCGGGCCGTGTTCGCCGTGCGGGAGTTCAGGACCGTCTTCGCCGCCCACCTGCTCTCCCTGCTCGGCGTCGTCATCAGCGAGATCGCGCTCACCGTCCTCGTCTACGACCTCACCCGTTCCCCGCTGCTGTCCTCCCTCACCTTCGCCCTCGGCTTCCTGCCGTACCTCCTCGGCGGCACCCTCCTCGCCGGCGTCGCCGACCGTCACCCGCCCCGCCGGGTGCTCGTCTTCTGCGACCTCGTGTGCGCCGGCTGCGTGGCGCTCATGGCCGCTCCCACGACCCCCGTCGCCGCGCTCCTGCTGCTGCGGTGCGTGGTCGCCGCCGTCGCGCCCGTCTTCGGCGGCACCCGCATGGCGACCCTCACCGACATCCTCGGCGAGGGCGAGCTCTTCGTCCTGGGCCGGTCCGTGCTGCGGATCGCCTCCCAGAGCGCGCTGCTCGCCGGCTTCGGCGCCGGCGGCCTGCTCCTCACCGTGGTGCCGCCGCGCGGCGCCATAGCGATCACCGCCGGGACCTTCCTCGCCTCCGCGCTGCTGCTCCGCCTCGGGACGCGCGCGCGTCCCGCCCGCGCGGCCGGAGCGCGCCGAGGGGGCGGCGGCACGTTCGCGGTGCTGCGCGACCGCAGGGTGCGCGCCCTGATGCTGATGTTCTGGGTCCCGCCGTTCTTCGCGGTGGCGCCCGAGGCGCTCGCCGCGCCCTACGCCGACGGGATCGGCGCCTCCACCGCCGCGCTCGGCCTGCTGATGTGCGCCCTGCCCGTCGGCACCATCGCGGGCGAACTGCTCGCCGGCTCCGTCCTGACGCCCGCGGCCCGCTCGCGCATCGTCGTCCCGCTCGCCGCGGTCGGGGCGCTGCCCTTCCTCGTCTACCTCGCCGAGCCGGGCGTCGTCCTCGCGTCCGTCGCCCTGCTGCTGGCGGGCGCCACCGGGGCGTACACCCTGGGTCTCGACGCAGGGTTCGTCGCCGCCGTTCCCGGGGAACTGCGCGGGCGGGCCATGACGCTGATGACGGCCGGAATGATGACGGTCCAGGGTCTCGGGATGGCCTCCGCCGGACTGGCCGCCGAGTTCGCCCCCGTCCCTCTCGTGGTCGCGGGTGCCGGTGTGCTCGGCACGCTCGGGGTGCTCGCGGCGGTGGCCGAGGTACGGGCGGCCGACCGGGCGGGGCGGGCGTCCGGGGCGACCGAAGCGCGAGACGGGGCTGACCGGCATGTGACCACTGGGTAA
- a CDS encoding TetR/AcrR family transcriptional regulator: MAKDAEGPAGEGRDASPGSGAKDGRSRGTREKLLEGALRALTEQGIARTSARSVAAAAGVNQALVFYHFGSVDELLAAACRHGAERRVARYRERLAAVTTFAELLRFGREMHAEERGAGHVAVLAQLLAGAQSRPGLAPATASGLDLWIEELEGVLTRVLAGNPLAEFVDPAGLARTCAAAFVGLELYEGVDPAGAEQVLVSLERLAGLAAALEDLGPLAQRAVRQRLRRDGRH, translated from the coding sequence ATGGCCAAGGACGCCGAAGGGCCGGCCGGAGAAGGCCGAGACGCCTCCCCGGGCTCCGGAGCCAAGGACGGGCGCAGTCGCGGAACCCGTGAAAAACTCCTCGAAGGCGCCCTGCGCGCCCTGACCGAGCAGGGCATCGCCCGGACCTCCGCCCGTTCCGTCGCCGCCGCGGCGGGCGTCAACCAGGCCCTGGTCTTCTACCATTTCGGCTCCGTGGACGAACTCCTCGCCGCCGCCTGCCGCCACGGTGCCGAGCGGCGTGTGGCGCGCTACCGCGAACGGCTGGCCGCCGTCACCACCTTCGCCGAGCTCCTCCGGTTCGGCCGCGAGATGCACGCCGAGGAGCGGGGCGCCGGCCATGTCGCGGTACTCGCACAGCTGTTGGCGGGAGCTCAGAGCCGGCCGGGTCTGGCCCCCGCCACCGCGTCCGGACTCGACCTCTGGATCGAGGAACTGGAAGGCGTCCTCACCCGAGTCCTGGCCGGAAACCCGCTCGCCGAGTTCGTCGACCCCGCCGGACTGGCCCGCACCTGCGCCGCGGCCTTCGTGGGGCTCGAACTGTACGAGGGCGTGGACCCCGCGGGCGCCGAGCAGGTGCTCGTCTCACTGGAGCGGCTGGCGGGGCTCGCCGCCGCGCTGGAGGACCTCGGGCCGCTCGCCCAACGGGCCGTCAGGCAGAGGCTGCGGCGCGACGGTCGCCACTGA